The Pseudomonas sp. G2-4 genome window below encodes:
- the narJ gene encoding nitrate reductase molybdenum cofactor assembly chaperone, which yields MRILKVISLLLDYPTETLVAGRDELEQAIVQAREISPQQRADLFELLEVICGKDLMDGQEHYGALFGRGRSLSLLLFEHVHGESRDRGQAMVDMMAQYEEAGFAIGVKELPDYIPLYLEFLSTREDIEAREGLADVAHLLALLAARLDERESVYASCFRALLQIAGAEPQVAVAELREQVKAEPRDDSLEALDKIWEEEQVDFMKAEQQDRCSSLPSAPGKARDESAVPLHWVDFQHEGLAAAPAGEVGNV from the coding sequence ATGCGCATTCTCAAGGTGATTTCGTTGCTGCTCGATTATCCGACCGAGACCCTGGTGGCCGGTCGCGACGAGCTGGAGCAGGCCATTGTGCAAGCGCGGGAAATCAGCCCCCAGCAGCGCGCCGACCTGTTCGAATTGCTGGAGGTGATCTGCGGCAAGGACTTGATGGACGGCCAGGAACACTACGGCGCGTTGTTCGGTCGTGGCCGCTCACTGTCGCTGCTGCTGTTCGAACATGTCCACGGTGAGTCCCGCGACCGTGGCCAGGCCATGGTGGACATGATGGCCCAGTACGAAGAGGCCGGTTTCGCCATCGGCGTCAAAGAGTTGCCTGACTACATCCCGCTGTACCTGGAGTTTCTTTCCACCCGCGAAGACATCGAGGCCCGCGAGGGCTTGGCGGACGTGGCGCACCTGCTGGCCTTGCTCGCGGCGCGCCTGGACGAGCGTGAAAGCGTCTACGCCAGTTGCTTCCGGGCCTTGCTGCAGATCGCTGGGGCCGAACCCCAGGTGGCGGTGGCCGAATTGCGTGAGCAAGTGAAGGCCGAGCCTCGGGACGACTCCCTCGAAGCCCTGGACAAGATCTGGGAAGAAGAGCAGGTGGATTTCATGAAGGCCGAACAACAGGACCGTTGCAGTTCACTGCCCAGCGCACCCGGCAAGGCGCGGGATGAAAGTGCGGTGCCGTTGCACTGGGTGGATTTTCAGCATGAAGGGTTGGCCGCAGCGCCAGCCGGGGAGGTGGGTAATGTCTAA